A genomic stretch from Mus pahari chromosome 6, PAHARI_EIJ_v1.1, whole genome shotgun sequence includes:
- the Rer1 gene encoding protein RER1 encodes MSEGDSVGDSVHGKPSVVYRFFSRLGQIYQSWLDKSTPYTAVRWVVTLGLSFVYMIRVYLLQGWYIVTYALGIYHLNLFIAFLSPKVDPSLMEDSDDGPSLPTKQNEEFRPFIRRLPEFKFWHAATKGILVAMICTFFEAFNVPVFWPILVMYFIMLFCITMKRQIKHMIKYRYIPFTHGKRRYKGKEDVGKTFAS; translated from the exons ATGTCTGAAGGGGACAGTGTTGGAGACTCTGTCCATGGGAAGCCCTCAGTGGTGTACAGATTTTTCTCACGTCTTGGACAG ATTTATCAGTCCTGGCTGGACAAGTCTACCCCCTACACAGCTGTCCGGTGGGTCGTGACACTGGGCCTGAGTTTTGTGTACATGATTAGAGTTTACCTGTTACAA gGTTGGTACATTGTGACCTACGCCTTGGGAATTTACCACCTAAACCTTTTCATTGCGTTCCTTTCTCCCAAAGTGGATCCTTCCTTGATGGAAGACTCAG ATGACGGCCCTTCGTTACCAACCAAGCAGAATGAAGAATTTCGTCCCTTCATTCGAAGGCTTCCAGAATTCAAATTTTg GCATGCAGCTACAAAAGGCATTCTTGTGGCTATGATCTGTACCTTCTTCGAGGCTTTTAACGTCCCAGTATTCTGGCCGATCCTGGTGATGTACTTCATCATGCTTTTCTGTATCACAATGAAGAGGCAAATAAAG CACATGATTAAATACCGGTACATACCATTCACACACGGGAAGAGGAGATACAAAGGGAAGGAGGACGTGGGCAAGACATTTGCTAGTTAG
- the Pex10 gene encoding peroxisome biogenesis factor 10: MARAGPPEVIRAAQKDEYYLGGLRSAAGEALHSLAGAKKWLEWRKEIELLSDIAYFGLTTIAGYQTLGEEYVGIIQVDPSRQRVPSRLRRGVLVALHTVLPYLLDKALLPLEQELQADGDGPRASQGSLLPGGRGRSGARRWVRHHAATLTEQQRKALQRAVFILRQGFACLHRFHVAWFYIHGTFYHLAKRLAGITYVSSHAKGTVIQAGIL; this comes from the exons ATGGCGCGGGCGGGTCCCCCTGAAGTGATCCGGGCAGCGCAGAAGGACGAGTACTACCTGGGAGGCCTGCGGAGCGCGGCGGGTGAAGCGCTGCACAGCCTAGCGG gtgCAAAGAAATGGCTGGAATGGAGGAAAGAGATCGAGTTGCTCTCTGACATAGCCTACTTTGGCCTCACCACAATTGCAG GCTACCAGACCCTTGGAGAGGAGTACGTGGGGATCATCCAAGTAGACCCATCCCGGCAGCGTGTGCCCTCCAGGCTCCGCCGTGGAGTGCTGGTTGCACTACACACTGTCTTGCCCTACCTGCTAGACAAAGCACTGCTgcccctggagcaggagctgcaAGCTGATGGCGACGGTCCCCGGGCTTCACAGGGCAGTCTGCTACCTGGAGGACGCGGCCGATCAGGAGCACGGCGCTGGGTGCGTCACCACGCAGCCACCCTGACTGAACAACAGAGGAAGGCCCTCCAGCGGGCAGtctttattctgagacagggcttcgcCTGCCTCCATCGGTTCCATGTGGCTTGGTTTTATATTCATGGTACCTTCTACCACCTGGCCAAGAGACTAGCAGGGATCACTTACGTAAGTAGCCATGCCAAGGGGACCGTTATCCAGGCTGGGATCCTCTGA